Within Raineyella sp. W15-4, the genomic segment CTGCCCGCCATGAGTGCGACACCACTGTCGCCGGACGACCTCACGCCCGACGCGCTCCTGGACTTCGCCCGGCACGGCGAGACCTCCGCCCTGATGGCCGCCCTCGACGCGGGGCATCCGATCGAGGCGGCCAGTCACGACGGCTCCACCCTGCTCATCCTGGCCGCCTTCTACGGCAACGCCGAGTCGGTGGCCGCCCTGGTGGCCCGCGGCGCGAAACTCGACGCGGTCGACCACCGAGGCCGCACGGCACTCTCCGGAGCGATCTTCAAGGGTGAGCAGCGGGCCGCCCGATTCCTGCTCGCCGTCGGCGCCAACCCCGATCTCGGCACTCCCTCGGCCCGGGAAACCGCGGTGCAGTGCCACCAGGAGCGGGTGTTCCAGTCCGATCCCGAACTGGATGCCGAGCTGCGCAGCCAGCTGACCCACGGGTTCCATTAGCAGGCGGCGTGTCGTGACCTGACAGTTCCGCAGGGCTTGATCTGACAGTTCCGCAAGACTGTCGGCGGATGGGTCGGGGCAGACAGAAGCATCTGCTCGGGCCGCCGTTACCCACCCGGCGGCGGCCCGTCAGCACCAGGCGCGGAGGCCCGGTCGCCTGACCAGCTCGGCGGCCGAGCGACTCCACCCAGTGATACCACGCCGGTATCATGGTCTCATGGCCATGACACTTCGCCTGACCCCGGAGGACGAGCGGGCGCTCACCCTGCTCGCCGAGGCTGAGGGGGTGAGCAAGCAAGAAGCGATCGTGCGTGCGATCCACGAAGCGGCTGCCCGTCGACTGCGTCGCGAGAAGATAGGCACACTCTCCGCAGCGGCTCGCCATCGCTACGCCGACCTGCTCGACCGCCTCGGCAAGTGATCGAGTACCTCACGCTGGAGGACGTCCTCGCGCTGATCGACGACCTGGGTGTCGGTCCCATCCGCGACATCGGCCTCCTGGACTCTGCGGTGCACCGGCCCCGGGTCAGTGTGTTCGGCGACGACGCCTATCCCGGCATCGATGAGAAGGCGGCAGTTCTCCTGGAGTCCCTCGTCCGCAACCACGCCCTGGCCGATGGCAACAAACGCATCGGCTGGCTCGCGACCGTGGTCTTCTACGGCCTGAACGACATCTCCCTCGATGCGCCCGACGACGGCGCCTACGACCTGGTCATGGCGATAGCCAGCGGTGACACCGCTTACCAGGAAACAGCAAGCCACCTGGCTCGATGGCACAGGACCTGACGGTAAGGAACCTGACAGCCGAATTGCGTATGGCCGAGAAGGAGACGATCGGCGGCGTGCCGGTCACGGAGGAACAGATCACTGCCTGGGCTGCCGAGGCTGAAGCCGGGTACGACGTTCAGGCTCTGAAGAAGCGGGGTCGTGGTCGACCCGGGCGCGGCGCTGAACCATCGCAGGTCATCGCGCTGCGCCTCACCCCGGAGGAGCTTGCCGCCCTCGACGCGCGAGCGGCAAGCGAGGGGGGCGCCTGCTGGAGACCGTCGTGCTCGTCTTCGACAGCGGGAACGAACTCGTGATCCACGCGATGAAGGCGCGCCCCCAAATGCTCGACCTTCTCCCGTGAAGAGGCACCATCGTCACGCCACAGGCGCGGTTCGCCCATGCGCTTGTGCTGTCAGTCGAACACAAACGCGCGGACGAAACCCACAGGCGACGCGCGGTAGGTCCGACCCCAGCGGTGCAGGTGACGCGCACCAGCGGTGCAGATCAGATGACGCACGCCTCTCGACCGGCGCTACGACAC encodes:
- a CDS encoding ankyrin repeat domain-containing protein, whose product is MSATPLSPDDLTPDALLDFARHGETSALMAALDAGHPIEAASHDGSTLLILAAFYGNAESVAALVARGAKLDAVDHRGRTALSGAIFKGEQRAARFLLAVGANPDLGTPSARETAVQCHQERVFQSDPELDAELRSQLTHGFH
- a CDS encoding CopG family transcriptional regulator, producing the protein MAMTLRLTPEDERALTLLAEAEGVSKQEAIVRAIHEAAARRLRREKIGTLSAAARHRYADLLDRLGK
- a CDS encoding type II toxin-antitoxin system death-on-curing family toxin, translating into MIEYLTLEDVLALIDDLGVGPIRDIGLLDSAVHRPRVSVFGDDAYPGIDEKAAVLLESLVRNHALADGNKRIGWLATVVFYGLNDISLDAPDDGAYDLVMAIASGDTAYQETASHLARWHRT